A DNA window from Novosphingobium sp. RL4 contains the following coding sequences:
- the ctrA gene encoding response regulator transcription factor CtrA, whose protein sequence is MRVLLIEDEPTTARAIELMLTAEGFNVYSTDLGEEGLDLGKLYDYDIILLDLNLPDMHGYDVLKKLRVAKVQTPVLILSGISEMDSKVRSFGFGADDYVTKPFHREELIARIHAVVRRSKGHSQSVIRTGKLVVNLDAKTVEVDSARVHLTGKEYAMLELLSLRKGTTLTKEMFLNHLYGGMDEPELKIIDVFICKLRKKLAHACGGANYIETVWGRGYVLRDPDELQDVA, encoded by the coding sequence ATGCGAGTGCTGCTGATCGAGGATGAACCGACCACCGCGCGGGCTATCGAGCTCATGCTGACGGCCGAAGGCTTCAACGTCTATTCGACGGATCTGGGCGAAGAAGGCCTCGATCTCGGCAAGCTCTACGATTACGACATCATCCTGCTCGACCTCAACCTGCCCGACATGCACGGCTATGACGTGCTCAAGAAGCTGCGCGTCGCCAAGGTGCAGACGCCGGTGCTGATCCTTTCGGGCATCTCGGAAATGGATTCGAAGGTCCGCTCGTTCGGCTTCGGCGCCGACGACTATGTGACCAAGCCCTTCCACCGCGAAGAACTGATCGCGCGCATTCACGCCGTGGTTCGCCGCTCGAAGGGCCATTCGCAGTCGGTCATCCGTACCGGCAAGCTGGTCGTCAACCTCGACGCCAAGACCGTCGAGGTCGACAGCGCCCGCGTGCATCTGACCGGCAAGGAATATGCGATGCTGGAGCTGCTCTCGCTGCGCAAGGGCACCACGCTGACCAAGGAAATGTTCCTCAACCACCTTTACGGCGGCATGGACGAACCCGAACTCAAGATCATCGACGTCTTCATCTGCAAGCTGCGCAAGAAGCTGGCCCATGCCTGCGGCGGCGCCAACTACATCGAGACGGTCTGGGGCCGCGGCTATGTGCTGCGCGACCCGGACGAGCTTCAGGACGTCGCCTGA